One Acaryochloris thomasi RCC1774 DNA window includes the following coding sequences:
- a CDS encoding NAD(P)/FAD-dependent oxidoreductase, producing MTQTPQKICILGGGFGGLFTALRLSQLPWSSAQPEITLVDQNDHFLFTPFLYELVTEELQTWEIAPPFTELLANTNVRFVQGDVEKIDLATSTVALNQGATLNYDRLVLALGGETPKDQVSGAAEHAFAFRTIADAYALEEKLRQLEATDMEKIRVAIAGAGPSGVELACKIADRLGERGRLRLIDRGQQILETADPANREAAQKALERRSIWLDQETDIKDITADQISLEFKGQIDTLDVDLVLWTVGNAVAQTIQALPLSHNDQGQIMTNLTLQVSDNPNIYALGDLADCRDPNGKKIASTAQAALQQADCAAWNIWASLTHRPLLDFQYNHLGEMLTLGRETAALSGFGLQLDGPLAYVARRLIYLYRMPTLEHQLKVGLNWLFKPLLSEISS from the coding sequence ATGACACAAACACCTCAAAAAATTTGCATTCTTGGCGGCGGCTTCGGTGGCCTGTTCACGGCCCTGCGGCTCAGTCAGCTTCCCTGGTCCTCTGCCCAGCCTGAGATTACGCTCGTTGACCAAAACGACCACTTTCTCTTCACTCCGTTTCTGTACGAATTGGTGACCGAAGAACTCCAGACCTGGGAAATTGCGCCACCGTTTACCGAACTTCTAGCGAATACCAACGTCCGCTTTGTCCAAGGCGATGTCGAAAAGATTGATTTAGCCACATCCACCGTAGCTCTCAATCAAGGAGCAACGCTGAACTATGATCGACTCGTCCTGGCGCTGGGGGGAGAAACCCCAAAAGATCAGGTATCTGGAGCTGCCGAGCATGCCTTCGCCTTTCGTACCATTGCCGATGCCTATGCGCTAGAAGAAAAACTGCGCCAGCTTGAAGCCACAGACATGGAGAAGATTCGAGTTGCGATCGCAGGAGCTGGCCCCAGCGGTGTTGAGCTGGCTTGCAAAATAGCAGACCGCCTCGGAGAGCGCGGTCGCCTCCGCCTCATTGATCGCGGCCAACAGATATTAGAGACGGCTGATCCCGCCAACCGAGAAGCGGCTCAAAAAGCACTAGAACGCCGCAGTATCTGGCTAGATCAAGAAACAGACATCAAAGATATCACTGCCGATCAGATTTCTTTAGAGTTCAAAGGACAGATTGATACCCTCGACGTAGATTTAGTGCTGTGGACCGTCGGCAATGCCGTTGCCCAGACCATTCAAGCCCTGCCTCTGTCTCACAACGATCAGGGGCAAATTATGACGAACCTAACCCTCCAGGTTTCAGATAATCCCAACATATATGCCCTCGGCGATCTAGCCGACTGCCGCGATCCAAACGGGAAGAAAATTGCGAGTACAGCGCAAGCGGCCCTTCAGCAGGCTGACTGTGCAGCCTGGAATATCTGGGCCTCCTTGACCCATCGCCCCCTCCTTGATTTTCAGTACAACCACCTCGGCGAAATGCTGACCCTGGGGCGAGAAACCGCAGCATTATCTGGTTTTGGCCTCCAGCTAGATGGCCCCCTCGCCTACGTTGCTAGGCGACTGATCTATCTCTATCGCATGCCAACCCTAGAGCATCAGCTCAAGGTCGGCCTCAACTGGCTCTTCAAGCCCCTCTTATCTGAAATCTCTAGCTAG
- the lipA gene encoding lipoyl synthase, whose product MGKPVVVKPDWLRVKAPQWERVGSVKDILRDLELNTVCEEASCPNIGECFHHGTATFLIMGPACTRACPYCDIDFEKKPQVLDPTEPDRLAEAVRRMGLNHVVITSVNRDDLPDGGASQFVRCIEQIREISAGTTIEVLIPDLCGNWQALETILRAEPDVLNHNTETVPRLYKRTRPQGDYLRSLDLLKRARQLAPWVYTKSGIMVGLSETDAEVRAVMRDLREVDCDILTIGQYLQPTAKHLGVDSFVHPDQFAAWESAGQELGFLQIVASPLTRSSYHAEQVKALMEQYPRPRPPAIGG is encoded by the coding sequence TTGGGAAAGCCTGTGGTCGTTAAGCCGGACTGGTTAAGAGTGAAAGCCCCGCAATGGGAGCGAGTGGGCAGCGTCAAAGATATTCTGCGAGACCTAGAGCTGAACACGGTCTGCGAAGAGGCCTCCTGTCCTAACATTGGCGAGTGTTTTCACCACGGGACAGCGACCTTTTTGATTATGGGACCGGCCTGTACCCGTGCCTGTCCCTACTGCGACATTGATTTTGAAAAGAAGCCTCAGGTGCTTGATCCCACTGAGCCTGATCGCTTGGCTGAGGCCGTGCGGCGGATGGGGTTAAACCATGTGGTGATCACTTCTGTAAATCGTGATGATTTACCCGATGGTGGAGCCTCGCAGTTTGTGCGCTGTATTGAGCAGATTCGAGAAATATCTGCAGGGACAACGATTGAGGTGCTGATCCCCGATTTATGCGGGAACTGGCAGGCGCTGGAGACAATCCTGCGGGCTGAGCCAGATGTGCTTAACCACAATACAGAGACGGTGCCGCGTCTTTATAAACGTACCCGGCCTCAGGGAGACTACTTGCGATCGCTTGATCTCCTAAAACGCGCCCGTCAGCTTGCCCCCTGGGTTTATACAAAATCCGGCATTATGGTGGGCCTGAGCGAAACAGACGCAGAGGTGCGGGCGGTAATGCGCGATCTACGCGAGGTGGACTGCGATATTCTCACGATTGGTCAATACCTGCAGCCCACGGCCAAACACCTTGGCGTCGATAGCTTTGTGCATCCTGACCAGTTTGCTGCTTGGGAATCAGCGGGGCAAGAACTAGGGTTTTTGCAGATTGTTGCTTCCCCCCTGACCCGCAGTTCTTATCATGCTGAGCAGGTCAAAGCGCTAATGGAGCAATATCCGCGTCCTCGGCCTCCAGCCATCGGGGGGTAG
- a CDS encoding histidine triad nucleotide-binding protein yields the protein MSQSETLFSKIIRREIPADIVYEDDLAIAFRDITPQAPTHILVIPKKPIPRVSEAEADDQALLGHLLLTVKKVAEQESLAQGYRVVINNGSDGGQTVDHLHLHILGGRQMKWPPG from the coding sequence ATGAGCCAGTCGGAAACTCTGTTTAGCAAAATCATCCGCCGCGAAATTCCCGCCGATATTGTGTACGAAGATGATCTTGCGATCGCATTTCGTGACATCACCCCACAAGCGCCGACCCACATTCTCGTGATCCCCAAAAAACCTATCCCTCGAGTCTCTGAAGCCGAAGCGGACGATCAGGCACTTTTAGGCCATTTATTGCTAACGGTCAAAAAAGTCGCTGAGCAGGAAAGCTTAGCGCAGGGTTATCGCGTCGTCATCAACAACGGCAGCGACGGCGGACAAACCGTTGATCATCTGCACCTGCATATTTTGGGCGGACGCCAGATGAAATGGCCCCCTGGCTAA